Proteins encoded in a region of the Methylosinus trichosporium OB3b genome:
- a CDS encoding DUF2235 domain-containing protein, whose product MTRTAIREKKILLFADGTGNAVTTQESNVWRIYRALDTSARNQIAYYIPGVGTSEFKPWAMLDGATGIGVPANVLKLYRFLSWNYAPGDEIYMFGFSRGAFTIRVLIDLIYREGLQPNETENGAVSSAVMRRNAKAAWRSYQRNDDSRLKNVWVWLRRLGRRSNAAPKGEAIRIAFVGLFDTVEAYGVPIEELREAINTFVVPISFGMDRAIAPSATYVRHALALDDERTSFHPIRIDQRGRQRDGRDPEIDEVWFAGVHSNIGGGYADDSVAHTPLVWMLEEAERLAPDDPVARGPALRTGALEAFRETASSFAPLADSRAGLASLYRYDPRSLAPTPMWDFGPTIVHHSVAERMAERSCNYAPVVLPADAVFLTPDRALLARGERRWAALDATRPSPPPIEAGALAQMQRRAEAAVAALLGPADATLELARDHIWRRRVNYFALVGALAALLLLPATGDLLDNLIAFGEGGASSSAVAPASVLEIAGRVGDGLVSALKGVAELLLSVTPSYLAPFLRAIFAHPWIGGALIVLLLWLWRRAGALAESIHDLAQRGWVEGAPPPPEARTNSLVRMLRKSPVSAFLHRQSRAWGAPALFSVAIFGVALAGASRLWFNALVGAGLVCWSTPPERLQWIGAGAAVAKPGYSKAHPDGFATNNPCWASGLAVERGAAYRLTLEVGPLDDPWLDRTILTDVQGFDSPSASFLLATAFRRWPDAAWHRPIARIGARGAEEWPLAPATRDLPLSPHEGKCTGLPRDFAATPEHAAYCASDAEPAGCRALGERLKPGEALPRAEIGAAQAAWEARDFTFAGGACRSVYPRRALVSDFVAEQTGELFLFVNDVAFFPWGQTPQSFYTDNTGTATVTLERRS is encoded by the coding sequence ATGACACGCACAGCCATTCGCGAGAAGAAGATATTATTGTTCGCCGACGGCACCGGCAACGCCGTCACGACGCAGGAGTCCAATGTCTGGCGCATCTATCGCGCGCTCGACACCTCGGCGCGAAATCAGATCGCTTATTATATTCCCGGCGTCGGCACTTCCGAGTTCAAGCCATGGGCGATGCTCGACGGCGCGACGGGCATAGGCGTGCCGGCCAATGTGTTGAAGCTCTATCGCTTCCTCAGCTGGAATTATGCGCCGGGCGACGAGATCTATATGTTCGGCTTCAGCCGCGGCGCCTTCACGATCCGCGTGCTGATCGACCTTATCTATCGCGAGGGGCTGCAGCCGAACGAGACCGAGAACGGCGCCGTGTCCTCGGCGGTGATGCGTCGCAATGCGAAGGCGGCGTGGCGCTCCTATCAGCGAAACGACGACAGCCGTTTGAAGAATGTGTGGGTGTGGTTGCGCCGGCTCGGGCGCCGGAGCAATGCGGCGCCGAAGGGCGAGGCGATAAGAATCGCCTTCGTCGGCCTGTTCGACACGGTCGAGGCCTATGGCGTGCCGATCGAGGAGCTGCGCGAGGCGATCAACACATTCGTCGTTCCGATCTCCTTCGGCATGGATCGCGCGATCGCGCCGAGCGCGACCTATGTGCGTCATGCGCTCGCGCTCGACGACGAGCGCACTTCGTTCCATCCGATCCGGATCGACCAGCGCGGACGACAAAGGGACGGACGCGACCCCGAGATCGACGAGGTGTGGTTCGCCGGCGTGCATTCGAACATCGGCGGCGGCTATGCCGATGATTCCGTAGCGCATACGCCGCTCGTCTGGATGCTCGAGGAGGCGGAGCGTCTCGCGCCGGACGATCCGGTGGCGAGAGGTCCGGCGTTGCGGACGGGCGCGCTCGAGGCGTTTCGCGAAACCGCGTCGTCGTTCGCGCCGCTCGCCGATTCACGCGCGGGGCTCGCCTCCCTCTATCGCTATGATCCGCGCTCATTGGCGCCGACGCCGATGTGGGATTTCGGCCCGACGATCGTTCATCACTCGGTCGCCGAGCGCATGGCGGAACGATCGTGCAATTATGCTCCGGTCGTCCTGCCGGCGGACGCGGTGTTTCTGACGCCGGACCGCGCTCTGCTGGCGCGGGGGGAGAGGCGCTGGGCGGCGCTCGACGCCACGCGGCCGTCGCCGCCGCCGATCGAAGCGGGCGCGCTCGCGCAGATGCAGCGGCGCGCCGAGGCCGCGGTCGCCGCTCTGCTCGGTCCCGCCGACGCCACGCTCGAGCTCGCGCGCGATCACATCTGGCGGCGGCGCGTCAATTATTTCGCGCTGGTCGGCGCATTGGCGGCGCTGTTGCTGCTGCCGGCGACCGGCGACCTCCTGGATAATCTGATCGCCTTCGGCGAGGGCGGAGCTTCGTCGAGCGCGGTCGCGCCGGCGAGCGTCCTCGAGATCGCGGGGCGGGTCGGCGACGGCCTCGTCAGCGCGTTGAAGGGCGTCGCCGAGCTGCTGCTCTCGGTGACGCCCTCTTATCTCGCGCCCTTCCTGCGCGCGATCTTCGCGCATCCTTGGATCGGCGGGGCGCTCATCGTCCTGCTGCTGTGGCTGTGGCGGCGAGCCGGCGCTCTGGCGGAGAGCATTCACGATCTGGCGCAGCGCGGCTGGGTCGAGGGCGCGCCGCCGCCGCCCGAGGCGCGGACCAATTCTCTCGTGCGCATGCTGCGCAAGAGTCCTGTGTCGGCGTTTTTGCATCGGCAGTCGCGCGCTTGGGGCGCGCCGGCGCTGTTCTCCGTCGCGATCTTCGGCGTGGCGCTCGCCGGCGCGAGCCGGCTCTGGTTCAACGCGCTGGTCGGCGCGGGTCTCGTCTGCTGGTCGACGCCGCCCGAGCGGCTGCAATGGATCGGAGCGGGGGCGGCTGTGGCCAAGCCCGGCTATTCGAAAGCGCATCCGGACGGCTTCGCCACCAATAATCCCTGCTGGGCGAGCGGGCTCGCGGTGGAGCGCGGCGCCGCCTATCGGCTGACGCTCGAGGTGGGGCCGCTGGACGATCCCTGGCTCGATCGAACGATTCTGACCGATGTCCAGGGCTTCGACAGTCCGAGCGCCTCGTTTCTTCTGGCCACGGCGTTTCGGCGCTGGCCGGACGCCGCCTGGCACCGGCCCATTGCGCGCATCGGCGCGCGGGGCGCCGAGGAGTGGCCGCTGGCGCCGGCGACGCGCGACCTGCCGCTGTCGCCGCATGAGGGCAAATGCACCGGCCTGCCGCGCGATTTCGCCGCGACGCCCGAGCACGCGGCCTATTGCGCGAGCGACGCCGAGCCGGCGGGCTGCCGCGCTCTGGGCGAGCGGCTGAAGCCCGGCGAGGCGTTGCCGCGCGCAGAGATCGGCGCGGCGCAGGCGGCCTGGGAGGCGCGCGACTTCACCTTCGCCGGCGGCGCCTGCCGCTCGGTCTATCCGAGGCGCGCGCTCGTTTCCGATTTCGTCGCCGAGCAGACCGGCGAGCTGTTTCTCTTCGTCAATGACGTGGCGTTCTTTCCCTGGGGGCAGACGCCGCAGAGCTTCTACACCGACAATACCGGAACGGCGACGGTCACGCTCGAGCGGCGGTCCTGA
- the rplJ gene encoding 50S ribosomal protein L10: MDRAEKKQAVAALNEVFSKTPVVVVAHYSGLTVAQMQKLRKQARESGASVQVAKNRLAKIALDGTSVASIGSLMKGPTLIAYSDDPVAAPKVAAAFAKDHDKFVILGGALGATALDVDGVKSLATLPSLDELRGKLVGLIQAPATKLAQLTTAPAGKLARVVQAYADRDANAA; encoded by the coding sequence GTGGACAGAGCGGAGAAGAAGCAAGCCGTTGCGGCGCTGAACGAGGTCTTCTCGAAGACCCCGGTCGTCGTCGTGGCGCATTACTCCGGCCTGACCGTCGCCCAGATGCAGAAGCTGCGCAAGCAGGCTCGCGAATCTGGCGCCAGCGTTCAGGTCGCCAAGAACCGCCTCGCCAAAATCGCTCTCGACGGCACGAGCGTCGCCTCCATCGGCTCCCTCATGAAGGGACCGACCCTGATCGCCTATTCGGACGATCCGGTGGCGGCGCCCAAGGTCGCCGCGGCCTTCGCCAAGGATCACGACAAATTCGTCATCCTCGGCGGCGCGCTCGGCGCCACCGCGCTCGACGTGGACGGTGTGAAGTCGCTCGCGACTCTGCCGTCGCTCGACGAGCTGCGCGGCAAGCTCGTGGGCCTCATCCAGGCGCCCGCGACCAAGCTGGCCCAGCTCACGACGGCTCCGGCCGGCAAGCTGGCGCGCGTGGTTCAAGCCTATGCCGACAGAGACGCGAATGCGGCCTGA
- the rplL gene encoding 50S ribosomal protein L7/L12 — protein MANLEKIVEDLSALTVLEAAELAKMLEEKWGVSAAAAVAVAAAPGAGGAAAAPVEEKTEFNVILAAAGDKKIEVIKEVRAITGLGLKEAKDLVEGAPKPVKEGVGKDEAEKIKATLEKVGAKVELK, from the coding sequence ATGGCCAATCTGGAAAAGATCGTCGAGGACCTGTCGGCTCTCACCGTGCTCGAGGCCGCCGAGCTGGCGAAGATGCTCGAGGAGAAGTGGGGCGTGTCGGCTGCTGCGGCGGTCGCGGTCGCCGCCGCTCCGGGCGCCGGCGGCGCCGCTGCGGCTCCCGTCGAGGAGAAGACCGAGTTCAACGTCATTCTGGCCGCCGCCGGCGACAAGAAGATCGAGGTCATCAAGGAGGTCCGCGCGATCACCGGCCTCGGCCTCAAGGAAGCCAAGGACCTCGTCGAAGGCGCGCCGAAGCCGGTCAAGGAAGGCGTCGGCAAGGACGAGGCCGAGAAGATCAAGGCGACCCTCGAGAAGGTCGGCGCCAAGGTCGAGCTCAAGTAA
- the rpoB gene encoding DNA-directed RNA polymerase subunit beta: protein MAQTSAQTFSGRKRVRKFFGHIREAAEMPNLIEVQKASYDQFLLVDEPQGGRPDEGLQSVFKSVFPISDFSQVSLLEFVRYEFEPPKYDVDECRQRGMTFAAPLKVTLRLIVFDVDPDTQAKSVKDIKEQDVYMGDMPFMTANGTFIVNGTERVIVSQMHRSPGVFFDHDKGKSHSSGKLLFAARIIPYRGSWLDIEFDAKDIVYARIDRRRKIPVTSLLFALGLDGEEILSTFYKTVVYKASGDSWRQPFDPERLKGVKAVNDIVDADSGEVLVEAGKKLTVRAARQLAEKGVKAIKVQSEDLYGQYLAQDLYDPSTGEIFAEAGDEITIKTLPMLVEKGFDELPILDIDHINIGPYIRNTLAIDKNSSREDALFDIYRVMRPGEPPTMDTAEAMFHSLFFDSERYDLSAVGRVKMNMRLDLDAPDTMRVLRREDIVAVVRALVDLRDGRGEIDDIDHLGNRRVRSVGELMENQYRLGLLRMERAIKERMSSVDIDTVMPQDLINAKPAAAAVREFFGSSQLSQFMDQTNPLSEITHKRRLSALGPGGLTRERAGFEVRDVHPTHYGRICPIETPEGPNIGLINSLATFARVNKYGFIEGPYRRVRDGKVTDEVAYLSAMEEQKYHVAQANAPIDAEGNLTEDLVLCRHAGDVVLVPRERVDAMDVSPKQLVSVAAALIPFLENDDANRALMGSNMQRQAVPLVKADAPFVGTGMEPIVAADSGAAIAARRTGVVDQIDATRIVVRATEEQDPAKPGVDIYRLMKFQRSNQSTCINQKPLVKVGDFVRKGDIIADGPSTDMGDLALGRNVLVAFMPWNGYNFEDSILLNERIVKEDVFTSIHIDEFEVMARDTKLGPEEITRDIPNVSEETLKNLDEAGIVYIGAEVQAGDILVGKITPKGESPMTPEEKLLRAIFGEKASDVRDTSLRVPPGVQGTIVEVRVFNRHGVEKDERAQAIEREEIERLAKDRDDELAILDRNVYARLHEMLLGKVAIAGPKSFKKDQPLTQAILDEYPRSQWWTFVVEDDNLMAGIEAVRKQYDESKKGLENRFLDKVEKLQRGDELPPGVMKMVKVFVAVKRKIQPGDKMAGRHGNKGVVSRIVPQEDMPFLEDGTPVDIVLNPLGVPSRMNVGQILETHLGWACAGLGKQVSAAVDAYMRTKNAAPLKEKLVEIYGPNESLESLDEPTLLEVGKNLRRGVPIATPVFDGAREKDICDMLGRAGLASSGQVTLFDGRTGEPFDRKVTVGYIYILKLHHLVDDKIHARSIGPYSLVTQQPLGGKAQFGGQRFGEMEVWALEAYGAAYTLQEMLTVKSDDVAGRTKVYESIVRGDDTFESGIPESFNVLIKEMRSLALNVELTTAEEGEDEEQPPESTETAEAAE, encoded by the coding sequence ATGGCTCAGACGTCGGCGCAGACTTTCTCCGGTCGCAAGCGTGTCCGCAAATTCTTCGGACATATTCGCGAAGCCGCGGAGATGCCCAATCTGATCGAAGTGCAAAAGGCCTCCTACGACCAATTTCTCCTCGTCGACGAGCCGCAGGGCGGGCGTCCCGACGAGGGGCTGCAGTCGGTGTTCAAATCCGTCTTCCCGATCTCCGACTTCTCGCAGGTCTCGCTGCTCGAATTCGTGCGCTACGAGTTCGAGCCGCCGAAATATGACGTCGACGAGTGCCGACAGCGCGGCATGACCTTCGCCGCGCCGCTGAAAGTGACGCTGCGCCTCATCGTGTTCGACGTCGATCCCGACACGCAGGCGAAGTCGGTCAAGGACATCAAGGAGCAGGACGTCTATATGGGCGACATGCCCTTCATGACGGCGAACGGCACCTTCATCGTCAATGGCACCGAGCGCGTCATCGTCTCGCAGATGCACCGCTCGCCGGGCGTGTTCTTCGATCACGACAAGGGCAAGAGCCACTCTTCCGGCAAGCTGCTGTTCGCGGCGCGCATCATTCCCTATCGCGGCTCCTGGCTCGACATCGAGTTCGACGCCAAGGACATCGTCTATGCGCGCATCGACCGTCGCCGCAAGATTCCGGTGACGTCGCTGCTGTTCGCGCTCGGTCTCGACGGCGAGGAGATTCTCTCCACCTTCTACAAGACCGTCGTCTACAAGGCCTCCGGCGACAGCTGGCGCCAGCCTTTCGATCCCGAGCGCCTGAAGGGCGTGAAGGCGGTCAACGACATCGTCGACGCGGATTCGGGCGAGGTGCTGGTCGAGGCCGGCAAGAAGCTCACCGTGCGCGCCGCGCGCCAGCTCGCCGAGAAGGGCGTGAAGGCGATCAAGGTGCAGTCCGAGGATCTCTACGGCCAATATCTGGCGCAGGACCTCTATGATCCGTCGACGGGCGAGATCTTCGCCGAGGCGGGCGATGAGATCACCATCAAGACCCTGCCCATGCTGGTCGAGAAGGGCTTCGACGAGCTGCCCATTCTCGACATCGACCACATCAACATCGGTCCCTATATCCGCAACACGCTGGCGATCGACAAGAACTCCTCGCGCGAGGACGCCTTGTTCGACATCTATCGAGTGATGCGTCCGGGCGAGCCGCCGACGATGGACACCGCCGAGGCGATGTTCCATTCGCTGTTCTTCGATTCGGAGCGCTACGACCTCTCGGCGGTCGGCCGCGTGAAGATGAATATGCGCCTCGATCTCGACGCGCCGGACACGATGCGCGTGCTGCGCCGCGAGGACATCGTGGCGGTGGTGCGCGCGCTCGTCGATCTGCGCGACGGCCGCGGCGAGATCGACGACATCGACCATCTCGGCAATCGGCGCGTCCGCAGCGTCGGCGAGCTGATGGAGAATCAGTATCGTCTCGGCCTGCTGCGCATGGAGCGCGCGATCAAGGAGCGCATGTCCTCGGTCGACATCGACACGGTGATGCCGCAGGATCTCATCAACGCCAAGCCGGCGGCGGCGGCGGTGCGCGAGTTCTTCGGCTCGTCGCAGCTGTCGCAGTTCATGGACCAGACCAATCCGCTGTCGGAGATCACCCATAAGCGCCGCCTCTCGGCGCTCGGCCCGGGCGGCCTGACGCGTGAGCGCGCCGGCTTCGAGGTTCGCGACGTGCATCCGACGCATTACGGCCGCATCTGCCCGATCGAGACGCCGGAGGGGCCGAACATCGGCCTCATCAACTCGCTCGCGACTTTTGCGCGCGTCAACAAATATGGCTTCATCGAGGGGCCGTATCGGCGCGTGCGCGACGGCAAGGTGACCGACGAGGTCGCCTATCTGTCGGCGATGGAAGAGCAGAAATATCACGTCGCGCAGGCCAATGCGCCGATCGACGCCGAGGGCAATCTCACCGAGGATCTGGTGCTGTGCCGTCACGCCGGCGATGTCGTGCTGGTCCCGCGCGAGCGCGTCGACGCCATGGACGTGTCGCCCAAGCAGCTCGTCTCCGTGGCCGCGGCGCTCATTCCGTTCCTCGAGAATGACGACGCCAACCGCGCGCTGATGGGCTCCAACATGCAGCGCCAGGCGGTGCCGCTGGTGAAGGCCGACGCGCCTTTCGTCGGCACCGGCATGGAGCCGATCGTCGCCGCCGACTCGGGCGCCGCCATCGCGGCGCGCCGCACCGGCGTCGTCGACCAGATCGACGCGACCCGTATCGTCGTCCGCGCCACCGAGGAGCAGGACCCGGCCAAGCCCGGCGTCGACATCTATCGGCTGATGAAGTTCCAGCGCTCGAACCAGTCGACTTGCATCAATCAGAAACCGCTGGTGAAGGTCGGCGACTTCGTGCGCAAAGGCGACATCATCGCCGACGGTCCGTCGACCGACATGGGCGATCTCGCGCTCGGCCGCAATGTGCTCGTCGCCTTCATGCCCTGGAACGGCTATAACTTCGAGGACTCGATCCTCCTCAACGAGCGCATCGTGAAGGAGGATGTGTTCACCTCCATCCACATCGACGAGTTCGAGGTGATGGCCCGCGACACCAAGCTCGGGCCGGAGGAGATCACGCGCGACATTCCCAACGTCTCGGAAGAGACGCTGAAGAATCTCGACGAGGCGGGCATCGTCTATATCGGCGCGGAAGTGCAGGCCGGCGACATTCTCGTCGGCAAGATCACGCCCAAGGGCGAGAGCCCGATGACGCCGGAGGAGAAGCTCCTGCGCGCCATCTTCGGCGAGAAGGCGTCGGACGTGCGCGACACGTCGCTGCGCGTGCCGCCGGGCGTGCAGGGCACGATCGTCGAGGTGCGCGTGTTCAACCGCCACGGCGTCGAGAAGGACGAGCGCGCCCAGGCGATCGAGCGCGAGGAGATCGAGCGTCTCGCCAAGGACCGCGACGACGAGCTCGCCATCCTCGACCGCAACGTCTATGCGCGTCTCCACGAGATGCTGCTCGGCAAGGTCGCCATCGCCGGGCCGAAGAGCTTCAAGAAGGATCAGCCGCTCACCCAGGCGATCCTCGACGAATATCCGCGCTCGCAATGGTGGACCTTCGTCGTCGAGGACGACAATCTGATGGCCGGCATCGAGGCCGTGCGCAAGCAATATGACGAGTCGAAGAAGGGTCTCGAGAACCGTTTCCTCGACAAGGTCGAGAAGCTGCAGCGCGGCGACGAGCTGCCGCCCGGCGTGATGAAGATGGTCAAGGTCTTCGTCGCGGTGAAGCGCAAGATTCAGCCCGGCGACAAGATGGCCGGCCGTCACGGCAACAAGGGCGTGGTCTCGCGCATCGTGCCGCAGGAGGACATGCCCTTCCTCGAGGACGGAACGCCGGTCGACATCGTGCTGAACCCGCTCGGCGTGCCGAGCCGCATGAATGTCGGCCAGATTCTCGAGACCCATCTCGGCTGGGCCTGCGCCGGTCTCGGCAAGCAGGTGAGCGCCGCGGTGGACGCCTATATGCGCACCAAGAATGCGGCGCCGCTCAAGGAGAAGCTCGTCGAGATCTATGGTCCGAACGAATCTCTCGAAAGCCTCGACGAGCCGACGCTGCTCGAGGTCGGCAAGAATCTGCGCCGCGGCGTGCCGATCGCGACGCCGGTCTTCGACGGCGCGCGCGAGAAGGACATCTGCGACATGCTCGGTCGCGCCGGCTTGGCGTCGTCCGGGCAGGTGACGCTGTTCGACGGCCGCACGGGCGAGCCCTTCGACCGCAAGGTCACGGTCGGCTATATCTATATCCTGAAGCTTCACCATCTCGTCGACGACAAGATCCACGCACGCTCGATCGGCCCCTATTCGCTGGTCACGCAGCAGCCGCTCGGCGGCAAGGCGCAGTTCGGCGGCCAGCGCTTCGGCGAGATGGAGGTGTGGGCGCTCGAGGCCTATGGCGCGGCCTACACGCTGCAGGAGATGCTGACGGTGAAATCGGACGACGTCGCCGGCCGCACCAAGGTCTATGAATCGATCGTGCGCGGCGACGACACCTTCGAATCGGGCATTCCGGAGAGCTTCAACGTGCTCATCAAGGAGATGCGGTCGCTGGCGCTCAATGTCGAGCTCACGACGGCCGAAGAGGGCGAGGACGAGGAGCAGCCGCCGGAGTCGACCGAGACGGCCGAGGCGGCGGAATAA